Proteins encoded in a region of the Halanaerobiaceae bacterium ANBcell28 genome:
- the recJ gene encoding single-stranded-DNA-specific exonuclease RecJ, with translation METKVIIQDDIYIPEWLRKELDGNTLLAKILLQRGIDCPEKVKEFLNSDYYQAKDPYAFPNMEESVNFILDAAKRKLRICVYGDYDVDGVTSTVILVELLSSLGLEVNYHIPDRFTEGYGMNKDVIRDLAKKTDIIITCDCGISNYEEVALAKELGIDVLVTDHHNLPEELPAADYILTPKLLDKDDQAYHIPGAGMAYFLTAAIFKKINREEEVENFLDLLSLSIVADVVPLQKENRYLLQKGLAVLANSERIGLKELLKITGVNRDDLSEEDIAYNLAPRINSAGRLENASIVVELLLSNSEEEAKELAENLEEINKKRKEIQDRVIEEADNIYLEETNPDISSEAVVLYRSNWHHGVLGIAAGRLAEKYNVPAILISEKDDGITLTGSARSIPGIDIYQELKKCNRYLSKFGGHAGAAGFSLPKDNLSSFKKLLKTILDEKLQKSSRVKSIKVDGMLTLDKVNLDTYEQLRRLAPFGEKNPKPVFISKELELLYKRSTLGKKHLRLTLAQKDVQIPAIWWWAGERKISNNLDLIYSIGINDYQGKREVQLVVEEACDSFTGVGEEKADYHLYDTSRRITDKLQIIDLREEVFDNKKDKPVIQAITKLKTILLKDDIILEKISLYHEGLKKNFDWNLSEMKKVIFDQKDLKNDYTQIEIINRYISRQTDVLVFMSLPPSLDILRELIYTTKANYLFLSNPVLMNNSINNFLKELAGICKYIINKRNGLLSLFQIASKTAEMESTVMQGVKVLEAKGLLTVDSITGDTLLIRRGKALKQANLSIEMKRLEELIRESNAFRRYISGINIDEFYNLFD, from the coding sequence ATGGAAACTAAAGTTATTATACAGGATGACATTTATATACCAGAATGGTTGAGAAAAGAGTTGGATGGTAATACCTTGCTGGCTAAGATTCTCTTGCAACGGGGAATAGATTGTCCAGAGAAAGTCAAAGAATTTTTGAATTCTGACTACTATCAAGCGAAGGATCCTTATGCCTTTCCCAATATGGAAGAAAGTGTTAATTTTATATTAGATGCTGCTAAAAGAAAACTACGAATTTGTGTTTATGGTGATTATGATGTGGATGGTGTTACTTCAACTGTTATTTTAGTAGAATTATTAAGCAGCCTGGGTCTTGAAGTGAATTATCATATACCAGATAGATTTACTGAAGGTTATGGTATGAATAAAGATGTTATTAGGGACTTGGCTAAGAAGACTGACATTATAATTACCTGTGATTGTGGAATATCAAATTATGAAGAAGTGGCTCTGGCTAAAGAACTAGGTATAGATGTTCTGGTCACCGATCATCACAATTTACCTGAAGAACTACCAGCAGCTGATTATATTTTGACACCGAAGTTGCTGGATAAAGATGACCAAGCTTATCATATACCAGGTGCTGGGATGGCTTATTTTTTGACAGCAGCTATTTTTAAAAAAATTAATAGAGAAGAGGAAGTAGAGAATTTTCTTGATCTATTATCACTATCTATTGTAGCTGATGTTGTTCCATTACAGAAAGAAAACCGCTATTTGCTGCAAAAAGGATTAGCTGTACTGGCTAATAGTGAGCGTATTGGTTTAAAAGAATTACTTAAAATTACTGGAGTAAATAGAGATGATTTATCAGAGGAGGATATTGCTTATAATCTAGCTCCTAGGATAAATTCAGCAGGTAGATTGGAAAATGCCAGTATTGTTGTTGAATTGTTATTGAGTAATAGTGAAGAGGAAGCTAAAGAGCTGGCTGAAAATTTAGAGGAAATTAATAAAAAAAGAAAAGAGATACAAGATAGAGTAATTGAAGAAGCAGATAATATATATCTAGAAGAAACAAATCCAGATATAAGTAGTGAAGCAGTAGTTTTATATCGTTCTAACTGGCATCATGGTGTTCTTGGCATTGCTGCTGGGAGGCTGGCTGAAAAGTATAATGTACCCGCTATCCTAATATCTGAAAAAGATGATGGGATAACTTTGACTGGGTCAGCTCGTTCTATTCCTGGTATTGATATATATCAGGAACTTAAAAAATGCAATAGATATCTTAGTAAATTTGGGGGTCATGCAGGAGCTGCAGGTTTTTCTTTGCCTAAGGATAATTTAAGTTCTTTTAAAAAACTATTAAAAACTATTCTTGATGAAAAACTGCAAAAATCTTCAAGAGTAAAATCAATCAAGGTAGATGGGATGCTGACACTTGATAAAGTAAATCTTGACACTTATGAACAGTTAAGGAGGCTGGCTCCTTTTGGAGAGAAGAACCCCAAACCTGTCTTTATATCCAAAGAGCTGGAGTTACTGTATAAAAGAAGTACTTTAGGTAAGAAACATTTACGCTTGACTCTTGCTCAAAAAGATGTGCAGATTCCTGCTATTTGGTGGTGGGCAGGAGAGAGAAAAATTAGTAACAATCTAGATCTTATCTATTCTATAGGAATAAATGATTATCAAGGTAAAAGAGAAGTCCAGTTAGTAGTAGAAGAAGCCTGTGACAGTTTTACAGGAGTAGGAGAAGAAAAGGCAGATTATCACTTATATGATACAAGTAGAAGAATAACTGATAAATTGCAAATTATAGATTTGAGAGAAGAAGTATTTGATAACAAGAAAGATAAGCCTGTTATTCAAGCGATTACAAAATTAAAAACTATATTATTGAAAGATGATATTATCTTAGAGAAGATCTCTCTATATCATGAAGGTTTAAAGAAAAATTTTGATTGGAATCTTTCAGAGATGAAGAAAGTTATCTTTGATCAAAAAGATTTAAAAAATGATTATACCCAAATAGAAATTATTAATCGATATATATCTAGACAGACTGATGTACTTGTATTTATGAGTCTTCCTCCCTCTTTAGATATATTAAGGGAGTTAATATATACTACTAAAGCTAATTATCTTTTTCTAAGTAATCCTGTCTTGATGAATAATAGTATTAATAATTTTCTGAAAGAACTAGCCGGAATATGTAAATATATAATTAATAAGAGGAATGGGCTTCTTAGTCTTTTTCAGATAGCCAGTAAAACAGCAGAAATGGAAAGTACGGTTATGCAAGGTGTAAAAGTTCTGGAAGCAAAAGGTTTGCTTACTGTTGATAGTATCACTGGAGATACTTTATTAATTAGAAGGGGTAAGGCCTTAAAACAGGCTAATTTATCTATAGAAATGAAGAGACTGGAAGAACTAATAAGAGAGAGTAATGCTTTTAGAAGATATATTAGCGGTATTAATATAGATGAGTTTTATAATCTTTTTGATTAA
- the mgtE gene encoding magnesium transporter, whose translation MEYIEKIISLLEGKEMRELKSLLNTLEVHQITTLIDELSKKEEVIIFRLLNKDLALEVFEKLDSSQQEEIIASFAENEVIELMADMAPDDRARLLDELPAKVAKRILNKLNEEERKMTAALLGYQAETAGRIMTPEYISIKRELSVQEAIDYIREAGMDKETVYNIYVTDQGRKLKGVITLRTLVMANPEDKISRIMYEHPVSVTTDTDQEYVARLLKQQDLLAVPVVDREKRLVGIVTFDDAMDVIEEETTEDIMDKAGLTQLGKQETDRSQVLIGGSFLDIWKVRVPFLIITLIGGMLAGVVIEGFEESLEAITALAFFIPVVMDMGGNVGTQSSTIFTRALILGQINLKRFFKHLFKEMGVGFTMGALLGVLSGAIALFWQGMPGLAWAVGISLTLTVTLASTLGFFIPYILHSLGLDQAAGSDPIITTIKDISGLFIYFFLVSLFLGHLL comes from the coding sequence ATGGAATATATAGAAAAAATAATTAGTCTTTTAGAAGGAAAAGAAATGAGGGAATTAAAATCCTTATTAAATACTCTAGAAGTTCACCAAATCACAACATTAATTGATGAATTATCTAAAAAAGAAGAGGTGATAATTTTTAGGCTACTTAATAAAGATTTAGCCCTTGAGGTATTTGAAAAACTTGATTCATCTCAACAGGAAGAAATAATCGCCTCTTTTGCAGAAAATGAAGTTATAGAATTAATGGCAGATATGGCTCCTGATGATAGAGCAAGATTATTAGATGAATTACCTGCTAAAGTTGCTAAGAGGATTTTAAACAAATTAAATGAAGAAGAAAGAAAAATGACTGCTGCTCTTTTAGGTTATCAAGCTGAGACAGCTGGACGAATAATGACTCCAGAATACATAAGTATAAAAAGAGAATTAAGCGTCCAGGAAGCTATAGACTACATCAGAGAAGCTGGAATGGACAAAGAAACAGTTTACAATATCTATGTAACAGATCAAGGCAGAAAACTTAAGGGTGTTATTACTTTAAGAACACTTGTTATGGCAAATCCTGAAGATAAAATCTCAAGGATTATGTATGAACATCCAGTATCAGTTACAACTGATACTGATCAAGAGTATGTTGCACGTTTACTAAAACAACAGGACTTACTTGCAGTACCTGTTGTTGATAGGGAAAAACGTTTAGTTGGTATTGTAACATTTGATGATGCTATGGATGTTATTGAAGAAGAAACTACTGAAGATATCATGGATAAAGCTGGTCTTACCCAATTAGGAAAACAGGAAACTGACCGTAGCCAGGTATTAATTGGTGGTTCATTTTTAGATATCTGGAAAGTTCGTGTGCCTTTCTTAATAATTACATTAATAGGTGGTATGTTAGCTGGTGTAGTAATTGAAGGTTTTGAAGAATCTTTAGAAGCTATCACAGCACTAGCCTTTTTTATCCCGGTAGTAATGGATATGGGTGGTAATGTAGGTACACAATCTTCAACGATTTTTACCAGAGCATTGATACTTGGACAAATAAACCTTAAGCGTTTCTTTAAACACTTATTCAAGGAGATGGGTGTAGGATTTACTATGGGTGCTTTATTGGGTGTATTATCAGGAGCTATTGCATTATTCTGGCAAGGTATGCCTGGTTTAGCCTGGGCAGTTGGTATATCACTTACCCTTACTGTAACATTAGCATCAACACTAGGGTTTTTTATCCCTTATATTCTCCACTCACTAGGATTAGATCAGGCTGCTGGTTCTGACCCTATTATAACAACTATAAAAGATATTAGTGGTTTATTTATATATTTCTTTTTAGTTAGCTTATTCTTGGGACATTTACTCTAG
- a CDS encoding SDR family oxidoreductase, translating into MINIQGKWALVTGASRGVGKQIAMALAEKGVNLVLHSRSLDHTKELKEELAKKVEVYELAADLSEPEAAMYMATKAEELSGGIDILYNNAAISVPWREDYNAPIEEYQKIFNVNVISPIKICDIILPMMRERAFGRIINVSSGIEDQPELTPYAISKAAIDKYVKDFAIKLNGTDVLMNLLDPGWLRTDLGGEEAPNSPESVIPGALVPALLEKEAGSGKLYRAQEYTE; encoded by the coding sequence ATGATTAATATTCAAGGGAAATGGGCTCTGGTAACAGGAGCAAGTCGTGGTGTGGGAAAACAGATTGCTATGGCATTAGCAGAGAAGGGTGTAAATTTAGTCCTACATAGCCGTAGTCTGGATCATACAAAAGAATTAAAAGAGGAATTAGCTAAAAAGGTAGAGGTATATGAATTAGCTGCAGATTTATCAGAACCAGAAGCTGCTATGTATATGGCTACAAAAGCTGAGGAACTTTCTGGTGGAATCGATATACTTTATAATAATGCAGCTATATCTGTACCCTGGAGAGAAGACTATAATGCACCAATTGAGGAATACCAAAAAATATTTAATGTTAATGTCATATCTCCTATTAAAATCTGTGATATAATACTTCCTATGATGAGAGAAAGAGCTTTTGGTAGAATAATAAATGTATCTTCAGGAATAGAAGACCAACCTGAACTAACGCCATATGCAATATCAAAAGCAGCTATAGATAAATATGTTAAAGATTTTGCTATAAAATTAAATGGCACAGATGTTTTGATGAACTTGCTTGATCCTGGCTGGTTAAGAACAGATCTAGGTGGAGAAGAGGCACCTAATAGCCCAGAATCAGTTATCCCAGGGGCATTAGTTCCTGCTTTATTGGAAAAAGAAGCTGGCTCGGGAAAATTATATCGGGCTCAAGAATATACTGAATAA
- a CDS encoding PTS transporter subunit IIC — MNTLANIVEYIFSFEPYVVLPLLIFLMAILFKIPVSRAFKSALTIGVGFIGIFIILGYFVENIGPAVEALINRTSLEYSVLEVGWPPLAAIAWSFNLAPVFIIVIILINVIMLAMKMTKTVNVDIWNYWHFILVGKMVYYSTNNLFYVSIAVIFLNIITLKLADWSALRVKELSGLEGISITTISGVTYYPFAIWLDKFLDRFKYLKELDVDPEYLKNKLGIFGEPMIIGFFLGILLGIGAAYDIRGILELAFSIAAVIYILPLMAGVLGKGLMSVSDGMKDFIKRKYPDSKDLYIGLDLAVLLGNSSIIVTGILLMPVALILAFLIPGVNFIPLADLSTIIAAVSMVVVAVKGNILKSFIIFIPIMIGKLLVASRLAFMYSNLTLEANIEFPGYDGLITGFLDGGNLLRYWTFELFNFSLWAILLIPVIVFFIWYSRRESKLDQLAITDSSRNISN, encoded by the coding sequence GTGAATACTTTAGCTAACATAGTAGAATATATATTTAGTTTTGAACCATATGTAGTACTTCCATTATTAATATTTTTAATGGCTATCCTATTTAAAATTCCAGTAAGCAGGGCCTTTAAGTCTGCCTTAACCATAGGTGTTGGCTTTATAGGGATATTTATAATTCTAGGGTATTTTGTAGAGAATATTGGACCTGCTGTAGAGGCTCTTATAAATAGGACATCTTTAGAGTATAGTGTTCTTGAAGTAGGTTGGCCTCCGCTGGCTGCTATAGCCTGGTCATTCAATCTGGCACCTGTATTTATTATTGTAATTATTTTAATTAATGTAATAATGCTTGCTATGAAAATGACCAAAACTGTTAATGTGGATATCTGGAATTACTGGCATTTTATCCTCGTTGGAAAAATGGTTTATTACAGTACGAATAATCTCTTCTATGTCAGTATTGCTGTAATATTTCTAAATATTATTACTCTGAAATTGGCTGATTGGAGTGCCCTGAGAGTAAAAGAATTAAGTGGACTGGAAGGTATTTCTATTACAACAATCTCGGGAGTAACATATTATCCATTTGCAATCTGGCTAGATAAATTTTTAGATAGATTTAAATATCTAAAAGAATTAGATGTTGACCCAGAATATTTAAAAAATAAATTAGGAATTTTTGGAGAACCAATGATTATAGGGTTTTTTCTAGGGATTTTACTTGGCATAGGAGCAGCTTATGATATTAGGGGAATACTAGAACTAGCTTTTAGCATAGCTGCAGTTATATATATATTGCCTTTAATGGCAGGGGTTTTAGGTAAAGGATTGATGAGCGTTTCTGATGGTATGAAAGATTTTATCAAAAGGAAATACCCAGATAGTAAAGACTTATATATCGGCCTTGATCTGGCCGTTTTATTAGGCAATTCCTCAATAATTGTAACAGGGATATTATTGATGCCAGTTGCACTTATCCTAGCTTTTCTAATACCGGGCGTAAATTTTATACCATTAGCTGATTTAAGTACTATAATTGCCGCAGTATCAATGGTAGTTGTAGCTGTGAAAGGTAATATATTGAAGTCTTTTATTATTTTCATTCCTATAATGATTGGGAAATTGTTAGTTGCATCTAGATTAGCATTTATGTACAGTAATTTAACACTCGAAGCTAATATCGAGTTTCCAGGCTATGATGGTTTGATCACTGGATTTCTTGATGGAGGTAATTTGTTAAGATATTGGACTTTTGAGCTCTTTAATTTTTCACTCTGGGCCATATTATTAATACCTGTAATTGTTTTCTTTATCTGGTATAGCAGGAGAGAGAGCAAACTTGATCAATTAGCTATCACTGATTCAAGTAGAAATATTTCCAATTGA
- a CDS encoding ATP-dependent helicase, translating into MIKLRPGQIEVAEYRGGKMAVPAVPGAGKTTVLAYLAAELIEQGYTGKGKILIVTYMNSAVANFRSRIGDYLEAKGLSRNRGYEVRTLHSLALNILKEKPEFLLINDDFKIIDPDQKGRILREIFDEWVKDNIGIFFKYFDSDYIDYNRAREKWRDKDFPNFIDNMISQFKTYGLNKDDVYALQGKAVNDSYLDWAFSIYAKYDKKMKHNGFLDFDDLISYSLELLEKDDLLLERLQGKYSFIFEDEAQDSNLRLNRILSLLSKKSGNLARVGDSNQAIMGTFTAANPILFRKYTDSKDVNKRSILYSSRSSEDIIDFANYLVKWTVNEHPVEVCRKALEEKYIYPVDENDPFPNPETEGYTIACNSFSTSKKEIEMVSKFAQSHLDDNPENTVAILLPSKYIIGSVIENLEKLDIEYECMSDQIAERLVILKDFKKIIYYLAEPHKKANLIKVLEEILLSFLIEEGDELEFLDRIFEKYSAEELIYPIGGELRLHEYLDHMVDDNLMSSLLDSLERLSLWIDASVKLPPDELVLFLAEQLDLKEEELALAQNIALEIKIQLDENPHWKLHEIADQLPRLEDSFKNFARNIYDRKGFEPAPGKVTITTYHKSKGLEWDTVFLTNLSDNNFPSSLDDKFRSEYYYLKDGYSNPAAVAKANLENLINEKYQDDPQREANLEFINERLRLLYVGITRAKRNLMLTAHREVIYDNGNSKDVNEALPFLKLQEFAKNASGRLKSK; encoded by the coding sequence TTGATAAAGCTTAGACCTGGACAGATAGAAGTAGCTGAATATAGGGGCGGTAAAATGGCAGTGCCAGCTGTGCCAGGTGCAGGTAAGACCACAGTGCTCGCCTATCTGGCTGCTGAGCTAATAGAACAGGGCTATACTGGAAAAGGAAAGATATTGATTGTAACATACATGAATTCAGCAGTGGCTAATTTTCGTTCCCGTATCGGAGATTATCTTGAAGCAAAAGGATTGTCAAGAAATAGGGGATATGAGGTAAGGACATTGCATTCCCTTGCGTTAAATATTTTGAAGGAGAAGCCTGAATTCTTATTAATAAATGATGACTTTAAAATTATAGATCCTGATCAAAAAGGACGTATACTTCGAGAAATTTTTGATGAATGGGTGAAGGATAATATAGGTATTTTCTTCAAGTATTTTGATTCTGATTATATTGATTATAATCGAGCTAGAGAAAAGTGGCGTGATAAAGATTTCCCAAACTTTATAGATAATATGATCTCGCAGTTTAAAACATATGGTCTTAATAAAGATGATGTATATGCTTTGCAGGGGAAAGCAGTGAATGATAGCTATCTTGATTGGGCTTTTAGTATTTATGCTAAATATGATAAAAAAATGAAACATAATGGATTCCTTGATTTTGATGATTTGATATCTTATTCCCTGGAATTATTGGAGAAAGATGATTTGCTTTTGGAAAGATTACAGGGGAAATATAGCTTTATCTTTGAAGATGAAGCACAGGATTCTAACTTGCGCTTAAATAGAATATTGTCTTTGCTTTCAAAAAAGAGCGGTAATTTAGCTAGAGTAGGAGATTCAAATCAGGCCATTATGGGGACTTTTACTGCAGCTAATCCCATACTTTTTCGCAAATATACTGATAGTAAAGATGTTAATAAACGTTCAATTCTCTATTCCAGTCGTAGTAGTGAAGACATTATTGATTTTGCAAACTATCTTGTGAAATGGACTGTTAATGAACATCCAGTTGAAGTATGTAGAAAAGCACTTGAAGAGAAGTATATATATCCTGTAGATGAAAACGATCCTTTTCCTAATCCAGAAACAGAAGGCTACACTATTGCCTGCAATTCTTTTTCTACTTCAAAAAAGGAAATAGAGATGGTATCCAAATTTGCCCAAAGTCATCTAGATGATAATCCTGAGAATACTGTAGCTATTTTATTACCATCAAAATATATAATAGGATCTGTAATTGAAAATTTAGAAAAACTTGATATAGAGTATGAATGTATGAGTGATCAAATTGCCGAAAGGCTGGTAATATTGAAAGACTTTAAAAAAATAATATATTATTTAGCTGAACCTCATAAGAAGGCTAATTTAATCAAGGTTTTAGAGGAAATTTTACTATCTTTTTTAATTGAAGAAGGGGACGAATTAGAATTTCTAGATAGAATCTTTGAAAAATATTCAGCGGAGGAGTTAATCTACCCTATAGGAGGAGAATTACGTCTTCATGAATATCTTGATCATATGGTAGATGATAATCTAATGTCTTCTTTGCTAGATAGTCTTGAAAGATTATCATTATGGATTGATGCTAGTGTAAAACTTCCACCTGATGAACTGGTATTGTTTTTAGCAGAACAGCTAGATTTAAAGGAGGAGGAGTTAGCTCTTGCTCAGAATATAGCTTTAGAGATAAAGATTCAATTAGATGAAAATCCTCACTGGAAATTACACGAGATTGCAGATCAGCTCCCTAGACTAGAAGATAGTTTTAAGAATTTTGCTAGAAATATATATGACCGTAAAGGCTTTGAACCAGCACCTGGGAAAGTGACTATTACTACTTATCACAAATCTAAGGGTCTAGAGTGGGATACGGTTTTCTTAACTAATTTAAGTGATAACAATTTTCCATCTTCGCTGGATGATAAGTTTCGATCTGAATATTACTATTTAAAGGATGGATATAGCAATCCAGCCGCTGTAGCTAAGGCCAATCTAGAAAATCTTATAAATGAAAAATACCAGGATGATCCACAGAGGGAAGCAAATCTAGAGTTTATTAATGAAAGATTAAGATTGTTGTATGTAGGTATTACTCGGGCCAAAAGAAACCTAATGTTGACAGCTCATAGAGAAGTTATATATGATAACGGTAATAGTAAGGATGTTAATGAAGCATTGCCATTTTTAAAATTACAGGAGTTTGCTAAAAATGCTTCTGGCCGTTTGAAATCTAAATAA
- a CDS encoding DUF188 domain-containing protein, whose translation MRILVDGDACPVINECEKLASDFDCELIIYTDLAHQIKSKIGQVIVTDTATQSVDMLVYNNAKKNDIIITQDYGLAALVLGKKTYVINHFGNFYNDENIDYLLMLRHHNSKIRRAGKKHPGFNKRTDEDNKAFYNTMFSLLKKHINRKED comes from the coding sequence ATGCGTATTTTAGTAGATGGTGATGCTTGTCCTGTTATAAATGAGTGTGAAAAGTTAGCTTCTGATTTTGATTGCGAACTTATTATATATACTGATCTAGCACATCAAATTAAATCAAAGATTGGACAAGTTATAGTAACAGATACAGCAACTCAATCTGTTGATATGCTTGTATATAATAATGCAAAGAAAAATGATATTATCATTACTCAAGATTATGGTTTAGCTGCTTTAGTCTTAGGAAAAAAGACTTATGTTATAAATCATTTTGGTAATTTTTATAATGATGAAAATATTGATTATCTTTTAATGTTACGTCATCATAATTCTAAAATTAGAAGAGCAGGAAAGAAGCATCCAGGATTTAATAAAAGAACAGATGAAGATAATAAAGCATTTTATAATACTATGTTCTCATTATTAAAAAAACATATTAATAGAAAAGAAGATTAA
- a CDS encoding FxsA family protein — protein sequence MFIKLLLLFTMVPLIELALLIKVGEYIGVIPTVFLVAVTGLVGVSLARGQGYLVIKRIKLRLNNGNMPADDLIGGLLILIGGTMLLTPGLITDITGFSLIIPATRKIYAKVIKNKFNKYIKRKSFNFRYQTPQDRSHKNIDDDYIDINIEPEE from the coding sequence TTGTTTATAAAGTTGTTATTGTTATTCACTATGGTACCATTAATAGAATTAGCTCTTCTAATTAAAGTAGGAGAATATATTGGTGTGATCCCAACTGTATTTTTAGTTGCTGTCACTGGCTTAGTAGGAGTAAGTCTAGCCCGCGGTCAGGGTTATCTAGTAATTAAAAGAATAAAACTTAGATTAAATAATGGAAATATGCCAGCAGATGACTTAATAGGAGGACTATTAATTTTGATAGGAGGGACTATGCTTCTTACTCCAGGCTTAATTACCGACATTACAGGTTTTTCTTTGATTATACCAGCTACTCGTAAAATCTATGCTAAAGTAATAAAAAATAAGTTTAATAAGTATATAAAAAGAAAGAGCTTTAATTTTCGATATCAAACACCTCAAGATAGGTCACACAAAAATATTGATGATGATTACATAGATATTAATATTGAACCTGAAGAATAG
- a CDS encoding PD-(D/E)XK nuclease family protein — translation MLISNIEELYFSQSAFAVYQKCPLRFRYRYLDGLFWPQDWGGSEDQKELIEMGSKFHRLAQRYYARGEEIAEEILSGQLRLWFDKLKEFKPFNSFDDFYPEQEMRINKGGMKLLVKFDLLFSSKNEDKLIIYDWKTNKQPLSAQNLQDNIQTRLYLYVLYQAGEKYYQYQTENRPPFGIVYWNPRFPDDKVTITYNNKKFQQDERYFLDLVQEIKGLDYHQFTATEDPAICKYCEYRPICHGKKAEFIAVEEDDLDLNLDWDTIDEIDF, via the coding sequence ATGTTAATATCTAACATAGAGGAACTTTATTTTAGCCAGTCTGCTTTTGCAGTATATCAAAAATGTCCTTTGCGTTTTCGCTATCGTTATCTGGATGGTTTGTTCTGGCCTCAGGATTGGGGTGGAAGCGAAGATCAGAAGGAATTGATAGAAATGGGAAGCAAATTTCATCGTCTTGCACAAAGGTATTATGCAAGGGGTGAAGAAATAGCAGAAGAAATACTAAGTGGCCAACTTAGACTATGGTTTGATAAATTAAAGGAGTTTAAACCATTTAATAGTTTTGATGATTTCTATCCCGAACAGGAGATGCGTATAAATAAAGGCGGAATGAAATTACTGGTAAAGTTCGATCTATTATTTTCTAGTAAAAATGAAGATAAACTTATTATATATGACTGGAAGACTAATAAACAGCCTCTATCTGCACAAAATTTGCAGGATAATATCCAGACAAGATTGTATTTATATGTCTTATATCAGGCAGGTGAGAAGTATTATCAATACCAAACAGAGAACCGTCCCCCGTTTGGTATTGTTTATTGGAACCCGCGTTTTCCTGATGATAAGGTGACTATTACTTATAATAATAAGAAGTTTCAGCAAGATGAAAGATACTTTCTGGACTTAGTGCAGGAGATAAAGGGACTTGATTATCATCAATTTACTGCAACAGAGGACCCTGCTATTTGTAAATATTGCGAGTATCGACCAATATGCCATGGTAAAAAGGCTGAATTTATAGCTGTGGAAGAAGATGATCTTGATCTAAATCTGGATTGGGATACTATTGACGAAATAGATTTTTAA